A window of Mucilaginibacter paludis DSM 18603 contains these coding sequences:
- the queA gene encoding tRNA preQ1(34) S-adenosylmethionine ribosyltransferase-isomerase QueA: MKLSQFKFNLPESLVAHSPSENRDESRLLVLHRDSGKIEHKIFKDVLNYFDDKDVMIINNTKVFPARLYGNKEKTGATIEVFLLRELNKELRLWDVLVDPARKIRVGNKLYFGDDDLLIAEVVDNTTSRGRTIRFLFDGTDEEFRRNVEILGETPLPKYIKRKATEEDKERYQTIFAKNEGAVAAPTAGLHFSRELMKRLELKGVEFAEVTLHVGLGTFRTVEVEDLTKHKMDSEQFIIEQKQADIVNRGIENKKRICAVGTTSMRTIESAVSANKTLKAANDWTSKFIFPPYDFSIANSMITNFHTPESTLLMMICAFGGYENVMNAYEVAVKEKYRFYSYGDAMMII; this comes from the coding sequence ATGAAATTATCCCAGTTTAAATTCAATTTACCAGAGTCGTTAGTGGCTCATTCGCCGTCAGAAAACCGCGATGAGTCCCGTTTATTGGTTTTACACCGTGATTCAGGAAAAATTGAACATAAAATATTTAAGGATGTTCTGAATTATTTTGACGATAAAGATGTAATGATCATCAATAACACAAAGGTTTTTCCTGCCCGTTTATACGGCAACAAAGAAAAAACCGGAGCTACTATTGAGGTATTTTTATTACGCGAACTGAATAAAGAATTACGCTTATGGGATGTTTTGGTTGACCCTGCCCGTAAAATACGCGTAGGCAATAAACTTTATTTCGGCGATGATGACCTGCTGATTGCCGAGGTTGTTGATAATACTACATCCCGTGGCCGTACCATCCGCTTTTTGTTTGACGGCACCGACGAAGAATTTAGACGCAATGTTGAAATTTTAGGAGAAACACCACTACCTAAATACATTAAGCGTAAAGCTACCGAAGAAGATAAAGAACGTTACCAAACCATATTTGCTAAAAACGAAGGTGCAGTTGCAGCACCTACTGCAGGTTTACACTTTAGCCGCGAGTTAATGAAGCGCCTTGAATTAAAAGGTGTTGAATTTGCCGAAGTTACCCTGCATGTTGGCTTAGGTACCTTCCGCACGGTTGAGGTTGAAGACCTTACCAAACATAAAATGGACTCGGAGCAGTTTATTATCGAACAAAAGCAAGCCGACATCGTAAACCGGGGCATTGAAAACAAAAAACGTATTTGCGCCGTTGGCACAACCTCCATGCGTACCATCGAATCGGCAGTATCTGCCAACAAAACATTAAAGGCCGCTAACGATTGGACAAGCAAGTTCATCTTCCCTCCATACGATTTCAGCATAGCCAACAGCATGATTACCAATTTCCATACACCTGAGTCAACTTTATTAATGATGATTTGCGCTTTCGGCGGATATGAAAACGTAATGAACGCTTACGAAGTTGCTGTTAAAGAAAAATATCGCTTTTACAGCTACGGCGACGCGATGATGATTATTTAA
- a CDS encoding YbjQ family protein, with translation MDYSLITTSISLEGYKVVKNLGVVRGITVRSRSVVGNVAGSIQSLFGGRLSIYVELCERAREEAFQLLIQHAEERGANAIINVRYDANEIMNGITEVLAYGTAVFVEKV, from the coding sequence ATGGATTATTCGTTAATTACCACCAGCATCAGTTTAGAAGGTTATAAAGTTGTTAAAAACTTAGGCGTTGTACGTGGCATCACGGTGCGCAGCCGGAGCGTTGTAGGCAATGTAGCAGGTAGTATACAATCGTTGTTTGGCGGCAGGCTATCCATCTACGTGGAGCTTTGCGAACGTGCCCGCGAAGAAGCATTTCAATTATTAATACAGCATGCCGAAGAAAGAGGCGCCAATGCCATCATCAACGTGCGGTACGATGCCAACGAAATTATGAACGGCATAACCGAGGTACTGGCTTATGGTACAGCCGTATTTGTAGAGAAAGTATAA